A section of the Clostridium omnivorum genome encodes:
- a CDS encoding polysaccharide deacetylase family protein has protein sequence MKNASSQSKVEQRPESAVNNETIEQEQPAKTLVREFKDGPLKYNDKGVPILYYHSIDYEKGNELRLPKEKFREQMQYLKANNYTTLTLGELYEFIQNNKPIPEKSVVITFDDGYEDNYTNAFPILKDFGFKAAVFMISSNVDNTQFKVLKSTELKEMEENGVEIESHTVNHDKLSELSYNDQLKTLKDSKEFLGKVLNKKIDYICYPYGMFNKDTIKASKEAGYIMGFTTVGGWADKNDGIYTLNRVYVSAFDSMEKFKRSLTNPNYDRK, from the coding sequence ATGAAAAATGCTAGCTCACAGAGTAAAGTAGAACAAAGGCCGGAATCAGCTGTGAATAATGAAACCATAGAACAGGAACAGCCTGCCAAAACCCTAGTGAGAGAGTTTAAAGATGGACCATTAAAGTATAATGACAAAGGTGTGCCAATACTTTATTATCATTCTATAGATTATGAAAAGGGAAATGAATTAAGGCTTCCCAAAGAAAAGTTTAGGGAGCAAATGCAATATTTAAAAGCTAACAATTATACAACTTTAACTTTGGGTGAACTTTATGAGTTTATTCAAAATAATAAACCTATACCAGAAAAGTCAGTGGTAATTACTTTTGATGATGGATATGAAGACAATTATACTAATGCATTCCCAATACTAAAGGATTTTGGCTTCAAGGCTGCTGTTTTTATGATTTCCAGTAATGTGGATAACACTCAATTCAAGGTGCTTAAATCAACAGAATTGAAAGAGATGGAGGAAAATGGCGTTGAAATAGAGAGTCATACCGTCAATCATGATAAGCTTAGCGAGTTAAGTTATAATGACCAGCTAAAGACGCTAAAGGATTCTAAGGAGTTTTTAGGAAAAGTCTTAAATAAAAAAATCGATTATATTTGTTATCCATACGGCATGTTTAATAAGGATACAATAAAGGCATCAAAAGAGGCTGGATATATTATGGGATTTACTACTGTTGGAGGCTGGGCAGATAAAAATGATGGTATATATACCTTAAATAGAGTTTATGTAAGTGCTTTTGATAGTATGGAGAAGTTTAAGCGTTCGCTGACAAACCCTAATTATGATAGAAAATAA
- the rluF gene encoding 23S rRNA pseudouridine(2604) synthase RluF, with protein MENKRKPKEKKPAQNIIKHLEKGEETRINKFISEKGICSRREADKLIEQGRVTINGVKAEQGTKIKPGDEIRLDGKLLSKKEELVYIALNKPVGITCTTDKRIKGNIVDFINYPKRIFPIGRLDKNSEGLIFLTNDGDIVNKILRAGNNHDKEYIVTVDKPITSEFINGMSNGVPILDTVTKPCYVKKEGKYVFRIILTQGLNRQIRRMSEYFGYNVLKLQRIRIMNVKLEDLAIGKWRYLTVEELKTIDNLISDSIKTKEASRNL; from the coding sequence ATGGAGAACAAACGAAAACCGAAAGAAAAAAAACCAGCTCAAAATATTATTAAACATTTAGAGAAAGGTGAAGAAACTAGGATAAATAAATTTATAAGTGAAAAGGGTATTTGTTCAAGAAGAGAAGCCGATAAACTTATAGAGCAAGGCAGAGTAACTATAAATGGCGTTAAAGCTGAGCAAGGTACTAAAATAAAGCCTGGAGATGAAATAAGACTTGATGGTAAGCTCCTTAGCAAAAAAGAAGAGCTTGTATATATAGCATTAAATAAGCCCGTAGGCATAACCTGTACCACTGACAAGAGGATTAAAGGCAACATTGTAGATTTTATAAATTATCCTAAAAGAATTTTTCCAATTGGAAGACTTGATAAAAACTCAGAGGGCCTTATTTTTCTAACAAACGATGGCGATATAGTTAATAAGATTCTAAGAGCTGGCAACAACCATGATAAAGAATACATAGTAACCGTGGATAAGCCAATTACTTCAGAGTTTATAAATGGAATGTCAAATGGAGTTCCTATTCTTGATACAGTTACAAAGCCCTGCTATGTAAAAAAAGAGGGCAAATATGTTTTTAGAATTATTCTAACTCAAGGACTTAATAGGCAAATTAGGCGCATGAGTGAATATTTTGGTTACAATGTTTTAAAACTTCAAAGGATTAGAATAATGAATGTAAAGTTAGAGGATTTGGCTATAGGCAAATGGAGATACCTTACAGTAGAAGAACTAAAGACAATAGATAATTTAATATCTGATTCAATAAAAACAAAAGAAGCTTCTAGAAATCTCTAG
- a CDS encoding glutaredoxin family protein, translating to MKNVIVYTSNTCTYCSAAKEYLNEKGVNFEERNVKEPQYRKELMAMGYMSVPVIKIEDEVILGFDRDKINTSLGL from the coding sequence ATGAAAAATGTTATAGTATATACATCAAATACATGCACATATTGTTCAGCTGCAAAGGAATACCTAAATGAAAAGGGAGTAAACTTTGAAGAGAGAAATGTAAAGGAACCACAATATAGAAAAGAACTTATGGCGATGGGCTATATGAGTGTACCAGTAATTAAAATTGAAGACGAAGTAATATTAGGCTTTGATAGAGACAAAATAAATACTTCTTTAGGATTATAA
- a CDS encoding anti-sigma factor domain-containing protein, translating to MLKTGLVLSINKKKANMVTPSGEFVKVRIKDTIPKVGETFSGELAKDFTIPKLPIVAASLAFMLLFSGTAFAYYTPTSSVIVEINPSIMLKLNMFNRIIDSSPLNDDGETVLKEIKLKNKSVNEGLETIVDEAKKENFINENYVKSDKAVTLYIDSKNDKDLNLDSFEKFMGESGVKLMINSNGKELKSTVKNASTENSKNNNSSSKQNSENKQNSDDKQNKNNSSVGNSINNNANNKKDSTDNQNSSSKNSSSVSNGKSNGNNGGEKSEDKKNADTEKKIDSTSISNGNNNSNASNKSSDHSNNGKNKNNKVKDKN from the coding sequence ATGCTTAAGACAGGTTTAGTATTAAGTATTAATAAGAAAAAAGCGAATATGGTTACACCTAGTGGAGAATTTGTAAAAGTAAGGATAAAAGATACTATACCTAAGGTTGGAGAAACCTTTTCTGGGGAACTTGCAAAGGACTTTACTATTCCTAAGCTCCCAATTGTGGCTGCCTCATTAGCTTTTATGTTACTATTTAGCGGTACAGCCTTCGCATATTATACTCCCACCTCATCTGTTATAGTAGAAATAAATCCTTCAATAATGTTAAAGCTTAATATGTTCAATAGAATTATAGATAGTTCACCATTAAATGATGATGGAGAAACAGTACTAAAAGAAATTAAATTAAAAAACAAATCTGTTAATGAAGGTCTTGAAACCATTGTAGATGAAGCAAAAAAAGAGAATTTTATAAATGAGAATTATGTTAAATCAGACAAGGCCGTTACGCTATATATAGATAGCAAAAATGATAAAGATCTTAATTTAGATAGCTTTGAAAAGTTTATGGGTGAAAGTGGAGTTAAGCTTATGATCAATTCCAATGGAAAAGAATTAAAGTCCACTGTTAAAAATGCTTCTACAGAAAACTCAAAAAACAATAACTCCTCATCAAAGCAAAATAGTGAAAATAAGCAAAATAGCGATGACAAACAAAACAAAAATAATTCATCCGTTGGTAATTCCATAAATAATAATGCTAATAATAAAAAAGATTCTACAGACAATCAAAATTCATCAAGTAAAAACTCCTCCTCAGTTTCTAATGGTAAATCCAATGGAAATAATGGTGGTGAAAAATCAGAGGATAAAAAAAACGCTGATACTGAAAAAAAAATAGATAGTACTTCAATCTCAAATGGAAATAATAATAGTAATGCTTCAAATAAAAGTAGTGACCATTCAAATAATGGAAAAAACAAAAATAATAAGGTTAAGGATAAAAATTAG
- a CDS encoding sigma factor, whose protein sequence is MKLELLSPVNRNRFIEDSKLFIYNTAYKICKRKLDWKNDDELSVALVAFNKACDSYNEEKGEFYSFAKVIIRNSLVDHFRKAKNNPYLAFESDEDEELQYIDIKNSLTQYQIESENKNRIEEISLLSIELAIYKLDFDVLANSSPSHKDTRDSLLNLAMSCIREETILRQIKEKKLLPVKEICLLTGTNRKFVEKWRRYILTLIIILSSEDYPYIKSYLNIKVGEKNA, encoded by the coding sequence TTGAAACTAGAACTACTTTCTCCAGTAAACAGGAATAGATTTATAGAAGATAGTAAGCTTTTTATATATAATACAGCCTATAAGATATGCAAAAGAAAATTAGATTGGAAGAATGATGACGAACTAAGTGTCGCGCTTGTAGCCTTTAATAAGGCTTGTGATAGCTATAATGAAGAGAAGGGTGAGTTTTATAGTTTCGCTAAAGTTATAATAAGAAATTCTTTAGTGGACCATTTTAGAAAAGCAAAAAATAACCCCTATTTAGCTTTCGAAAGTGATGAAGATGAGGAACTGCAGTATATAGACATAAAAAACTCCTTAACTCAATATCAGATTGAATCTGAAAATAAGAATAGAATCGAAGAAATATCATTATTATCAATCGAACTTGCAATATATAAATTGGATTTTGATGTCCTAGCTAATTCATCACCATCGCACAAGGATACAAGAGATTCACTATTAAATCTAGCCATGAGCTGTATTAGAGAAGAAACTATCCTGAGGCAGATAAAGGAAAAAAAACTGCTGCCTGTTAAAGAGATATGCTTGCTTACTGGTACTAATAGAAAATTTGTAGAAAAGTGGAGAAGATATATTCTCACACTAATAATTATTTTATCAAGTGAAGATTATCCATATATTAAATCTTATCTAAATATAAAAGTAGGTGAAAAAAATGCTTAA
- a CDS encoding HD domain-containing protein: protein MQIDGREYEDVKGIVINNTIEYVKAKLEGEGSGHDWWHVYRVWKNSILISENEKVDMYIVELAALLHDIGDWKFYNGDETVGPRLAREWLNKNGVDESIVQQVSNIIGKMSYKGKGVKSEMDTIEGMVVQDADRLDAIGAIGIARAFAYGGSKGREMYNPNRKPEYHETFEQYKSSTGTTINHFYEKLLLLKDLMNTNTAKKIAAERHEFMENFLEQFYGEWSGR, encoded by the coding sequence ATGCAGATTGATGGCAGGGAATACGAAGATGTAAAAGGTATTGTAATAAATAACACAATAGAATATGTAAAAGCTAAGCTTGAGGGAGAAGGTTCTGGCCATGATTGGTGGCATGTTTATAGAGTATGGAAGAATTCCATTTTAATTTCTGAAAATGAAAAGGTAGACATGTACATAGTGGAGCTGGCTGCTTTACTGCATGATATAGGCGATTGGAAGTTTTATAATGGAGATGAAACAGTTGGACCTAGGCTAGCAAGGGAATGGCTTAACAAAAATGGAGTGGATGAAAGCATAGTGCAGCAGGTATCAAATATAATAGGAAAAATGTCCTATAAAGGAAAAGGCGTGAAATCTGAAATGGACACCATTGAAGGTATGGTTGTACAAGATGCCGATAGACTGGATGCAATAGGGGCTATCGGTATAGCAAGAGCTTTTGCCTATGGTGGAAGTAAAGGCAGAGAAATGTATAATCCCAATAGAAAGCCAGAGTACCATGAAACCTTTGAACAATATAAAAGCAGTACTGGCACAACTATTAATCACTTTTATGAAAAACTTCTTTTACTAAAGGATTTAATGAACACTAATACTGCTAAAAAAATTGCAGCAGAAAGACATGAATTCATGGAAAACTTTTTAGAACAGTTTTATGGGGAATGGAGTGGTAGATAG
- a CDS encoding DUF362 domain-containing protein, with amino-acid sequence MAKVYFKAIDSYLKTEEINASAVDMLRLIEEKENYKLNKYVPLKVHLGEKGNTTFIHPRNFEGIIEYLKQKGIDTAFIETNVLYKGQRNTVTNHLKVAEEHGFTRIPVIIADGEAGEDYELVEINKKNFDKCKIARTIAAEEQLIVLSHFKGHALAGYGGAIKQLGMGFASKGGKLAQHANSIPKINSLKCKACKACAMKCPENAIIVDKKAKIDKNKCVGCASCMASCPHNAITNSWLASLSRSFNERLAEYAYAAAKDKRHIYISFAFNITKNCDCEGHPMKIIAKDLGIFASTDPVAIDKACLDVLDKNEGRTVFKRGRYTLEYAEKIGLGSKSYELIEI; translated from the coding sequence ATGGCAAAAGTATATTTTAAAGCAATTGACTCATATTTAAAAACAGAAGAAATAAATGCCTCAGCAGTAGATATGTTAAGACTAATAGAGGAAAAGGAAAACTATAAGCTTAATAAATATGTGCCTTTAAAGGTACATCTAGGTGAAAAGGGAAATACAACCTTTATTCATCCAAGAAACTTTGAGGGAATTATTGAATATTTAAAACAAAAGGGCATTGATACAGCTTTTATAGAAACCAATGTGCTCTATAAAGGACAAAGAAACACAGTAACCAATCACCTTAAGGTAGCTGAGGAGCATGGTTTTACAAGAATTCCGGTAATTATAGCCGATGGCGAGGCAGGTGAAGACTACGAGCTTGTAGAAATAAACAAGAAAAACTTTGATAAGTGTAAGATTGCTAGAACTATTGCTGCTGAAGAACAGCTTATTGTACTAAGTCACTTTAAAGGGCATGCATTAGCGGGCTATGGTGGAGCTATAAAGCAGCTGGGAATGGGCTTTGCCTCAAAGGGTGGAAAGCTGGCTCAGCATGCAAATTCAATACCTAAAATAAATAGTTTGAAATGCAAGGCTTGTAAGGCTTGTGCTATGAAGTGTCCGGAAAATGCTATTATTGTGGATAAAAAAGCAAAGATAGATAAAAACAAATGCGTTGGTTGTGCTTCTTGTATGGCATCTTGTCCACACAATGCTATAACTAACAGCTGGTTAGCATCTTTAAGTAGGTCCTTTAATGAGAGATTAGCAGAATATGCTTATGCTGCAGCAAAAGATAAAAGACACATTTATATAAGTTTTGCTTTTAATATTACAAAAAACTGTGACTGTGAGGGTCATCCAATGAAAATAATAGCGAAGGATTTAGGAATATTTGCTTCAACTGATCCTGTGGCAATTGATAAGGCTTGCCTTGATGTCCTTGATAAAAATGAAGGCAGGACAGTATTTAAGAGAGGACGTTATACTCTTGAGTATGCTGAAAAAATTGGTCTTGGCAGCAAGTCTTATGAATTAATAGAAATATAG
- a CDS encoding metal-binding protein produces MTLRDIMKYIESEYEVINLTPCEVCGGDYQAEDLEIVLIDDVPYDICQCSCCNCGHEKVFEFCAPFIEDKNLKKIKRNLN; encoded by the coding sequence ATGACCTTAAGGGATATAATGAAGTACATCGAAAGCGAGTATGAAGTTATCAATCTTACTCCTTGCGAAGTATGTGGCGGGGACTACCAGGCTGAAGATTTAGAAATAGTTCTTATTGATGATGTTCCCTATGATATCTGTCAATGTTCTTGTTGCAATTGTGGGCATGAAAAAGTCTTTGAATTCTGCGCACCTTTTATAGAAGATAAAAATTTAAAAAAGATAAAAAGAAACTTAAATTAA
- a CDS encoding nucleoside recognition domain-containing protein produces the protein MINVIWFFILVIGIGFGLATGRGEIVSKAVISSTGSTVQLAISLAGLMSLWCGVMKIAEKSGLTDKLAKLLKPILKKIFKGAAKDEKALGAIVMNLTANMMGLSNAATPFGLKAMEELQRLNPNKDTASNDMSLFLVLNAACIQLLPTTIISIRAANGSSNPGEIIIPAILASTIAAVMGVVYCKILEKYF, from the coding sequence ATGATTAATGTAATTTGGTTTTTTATTCTTGTAATTGGTATAGGATTTGGACTAGCTACTGGCAGAGGAGAAATTGTATCCAAAGCTGTAATAAGCTCCACTGGATCTACAGTTCAGCTAGCTATAAGTCTGGCTGGACTTATGAGTCTTTGGTGCGGAGTTATGAAAATCGCTGAAAAAAGCGGTCTTACTGATAAATTAGCAAAGCTTCTAAAGCCTATTTTAAAAAAGATATTTAAAGGAGCAGCTAAGGATGAAAAGGCTTTAGGTGCTATTGTGATGAATCTTACAGCTAACATGATGGGGCTGTCCAATGCTGCTACTCCTTTTGGCTTAAAAGCAATGGAAGAACTCCAAAGATTAAATCCTAATAAGGATACAGCTAGTAATGACATGTCTTTGTTTCTAGTTCTAAATGCAGCTTGTATTCAATTACTTCCAACAACAATAATATCTATAAGAGCTGCTAACGGTTCTAGTAATCCAGGAGAAATAATAATTCCTGCGATACTAGCGAGTACTATAGCAGCAGTAATGGGTGTAGTTTACTGCAAAATTCTTGAAAAGTATTTTTAG
- a CDS encoding spore maturation protein, which translates to MKYVIASIISIIILLIVMYGYIKGVKVYECFVEGAKDGLTICLRIFPYLLAMIMAVTVFREARAMDYFTAIVKPVASLIGLPAEVVPLALIKPLSGSGALGVFTDILTRYGADSQIGRISSVLMGTTETIFYTLTVYFGAVNIKKIRHTLWAAVMADITALIAAVTLVRLMF; encoded by the coding sequence ATGAAATATGTTATAGCTTCAATAATTTCAATTATAATTTTGTTAATCGTTATGTATGGATATATTAAGGGTGTAAAGGTATATGAATGCTTTGTTGAAGGGGCAAAGGATGGGTTAACCATATGCCTTAGAATTTTCCCCTATCTTCTTGCCATGATAATGGCTGTTACTGTATTTAGAGAAGCAAGGGCAATGGATTATTTTACTGCTATAGTAAAGCCTGTAGCTTCGCTTATAGGGCTTCCAGCTGAGGTTGTGCCTCTTGCGCTTATTAAACCTCTTTCGGGCAGTGGAGCATTAGGAGTGTTTACAGATATACTTACAAGGTATGGTGCAGATAGTCAGATAGGAAGAATTTCCTCAGTGCTAATGGGAACTACAGAAACCATTTTCTATACACTAACAGTATATTTTGGTGCAGTAAATATTAAAAAAATAAGGCATACCTTATGGGCAGCTGTAATGGCAGATATAACAGCTTTAATTGCAGCAGTCACCTTGGTTAGATTGATGTTTTAA
- a CDS encoding ABC transporter ATP-binding protein yields MIEITGVNKSYNGTVKAVDQLNLEIPDGMVFGFLGPNGAGKSTTIKMITGVLDSDSGDITINGTSIKKNPLEAKKQFGYVPDNPDMFLRLKGLEYLNFMADIYDVPKSVRKEKIENLAKRFEMSTALGDKIQSYSHGMRQKIVLMGALIHDPSVWILDEPMTGLDPKASFTLKEMMREHASSGKTVFFSTHVLEVAEKICDMVAIINKGKISFCGTFEEMREHFKSHESLEQIFLEITENE; encoded by the coding sequence ATGATAGAAATAACAGGCGTCAATAAAAGCTATAATGGAACTGTAAAAGCTGTAGATCAGTTAAATCTAGAAATACCTGATGGAATGGTATTCGGCTTTCTAGGACCAAATGGTGCTGGAAAAAGTACCACAATAAAGATGATTACAGGAGTATTGGATTCTGATAGTGGTGATATTACTATAAATGGAACCAGCATAAAAAAGAACCCACTAGAGGCAAAAAAGCAATTTGGATATGTACCAGATAATCCAGATATGTTTTTGAGATTAAAGGGACTTGAATACTTGAATTTTATGGCTGATATATATGATGTTCCAAAGAGCGTTAGAAAAGAGAAAATTGAAAATCTTGCAAAGAGATTTGAGATGTCCACTGCTCTTGGAGATAAGATTCAAAGCTATTCTCATGGTATGAGACAAAAGATAGTTTTGATGGGAGCATTAATTCATGATCCATCAGTTTGGATTTTAGATGAGCCTATGACTGGACTAGACCCAAAGGCATCCTTTACACTTAAGGAAATGATGAGAGAGCATGCCAGCAGCGGAAAAACCGTATTCTTCTCAACACACGTTTTAGAGGTGGCTGAAAAGATTTGCGATATGGTTGCAATTATAAATAAAGGTAAAATTTCATTCTGTGGGACTTTCGAAGAAATGAGGGAGCATTTCAAGTCCCATGAGTCCTTAGAACAGATATTCTTGGAGATTACAGAAAATGAGTAA
- a CDS encoding putative ABC transporter permease subunit produces the protein MSKFITLVRVLFKNNGSSMVQDGKKKLPKTIAMIVLLIVSFLPLVGMFVAGSAGAYDLLAKVNQQGVILSFGISAACVLILVFGIFYVMSTFYFSMDIEKLLPLPLKPSTIMGAKFTVVMIYEYLTELILVLPILITYGVKSSAGIVYYIYGIIIFLTIPIIPLVIAAFINMIIMRFTNIGKNKDRFRTIAGIFGLLFAVGFNVIIQKVSSQANDPEKMANMLMQGNNSLVNGTTKFFPSTKPALNSLLYSGDLRGLVNLLLFLLISFALLAILLILGEALYLKSVIGISETMSKRKKLSAKEFEEGTTQKSAVWSYTVKELRSLFRTPAYFMNCVIMNLLWPIFLFIPVLAQPDILKDLSKLKLFMKDSSNMGMIIGIAFGFMMFISLANPTAATAISREGENMFINKYLPINYSKQILAKVLSAVILNSIGILVMIIVAIAIVQPPVYLILMVMILGIVVTFFTAFVGILIDINFPKLQWENEQKAVKQNVNVVIMMFGGMIIGGLTVFAVIALGFKLWAAFGVLFAVYGVATLILYLVATTVGAEVYEKIVA, from the coding sequence ATGAGTAAATTTATAACCTTAGTAAGGGTTTTATTTAAAAATAATGGCAGCTCAATGGTGCAGGATGGAAAAAAGAAACTCCCAAAAACTATTGCAATGATAGTATTGCTTATAGTTTCCTTTCTGCCACTAGTTGGAATGTTTGTGGCTGGATCAGCAGGTGCATATGATTTACTAGCAAAGGTTAATCAGCAAGGAGTAATTTTAAGCTTTGGTATATCAGCAGCTTGTGTACTTATCTTAGTATTTGGTATTTTTTATGTTATGTCTACTTTTTACTTCTCAATGGATATTGAAAAGCTTCTTCCACTTCCATTAAAACCATCAACAATAATGGGAGCGAAGTTTACAGTAGTTATGATCTATGAATACCTAACTGAACTTATTTTAGTTCTTCCTATTCTAATAACCTATGGAGTAAAGAGTTCAGCAGGTATAGTTTACTATATATATGGAATAATTATTTTTCTAACAATACCTATTATTCCACTAGTAATAGCTGCATTTATTAATATGATAATCATGAGATTTACCAATATAGGAAAAAATAAAGATAGGTTTAGAACTATAGCAGGAATTTTTGGATTATTATTTGCTGTAGGATTCAATGTTATTATACAAAAGGTTTCTTCTCAGGCAAATGACCCTGAGAAAATGGCAAATATGCTTATGCAGGGAAATAATTCCTTAGTAAATGGGACTACAAAGTTTTTCCCAAGTACAAAACCTGCTTTAAACAGCTTGCTATATAGTGGAGATTTAAGGGGATTAGTCAATTTGTTATTATTCCTCCTTATATCCTTTGCTCTGCTTGCAATACTTCTAATTCTAGGAGAGGCATTATATCTAAAGAGCGTTATTGGAATCTCTGAAACTATGTCAAAACGAAAGAAGCTAAGTGCAAAGGAATTTGAAGAGGGAACTACTCAAAAATCTGCTGTATGGTCATATACTGTAAAAGAGTTAAGATCCCTATTCAGGACACCGGCGTATTTCATGAATTGTGTAATAATGAACTTACTATGGCCAATATTTTTATTCATACCTGTGTTAGCACAACCTGATATTCTGAAGGATCTATCAAAATTAAAACTGTTTATGAAGGATAGCTCTAACATGGGTATGATTATAGGTATAGCTTTTGGGTTTATGATGTTCATATCGCTAGCAAATCCAACTGCAGCTACAGCTATATCTAGAGAAGGTGAAAATATGTTCATAAATAAGTATTTGCCTATAAACTATAGTAAGCAAATATTAGCTAAAGTACTTTCAGCTGTTATTCTTAATTCTATAGGAATATTAGTGATGATAATTGTTGCAATTGCTATAGTGCAGCCACCAGTGTACTTAATACTTATGGTGATGATTTTAGGTATTGTAGTTACATTTTTTACAGCTTTTGTAGGAATATTAATTGATATTAATTTTCCAAAACTCCAATGGGAGAATGAGCAAAAGGCTGTAAAGCAAAATGTGAATGTTGTAATTATGATGTTCGGAGGTATGATTATTGGGGGGCTTACAGTATTTGCTGTTATAGCACTGGGCTTTAAGCTATGGGCTGCATTTGGAGTATTATTTGCAGTTTATGGAGTAGCTACCTTGATTTTATACCTTGTTGCAACTACTGTAGGAGCTGAGGTGTACGAAAAAATAGTAGCTTAA
- a CDS encoding uracil-DNA glycosylase, with the protein MEGWKELYNQCYSCNKCGLAQMRKNMVFGEGNLKADIMFIGEAPGADEDEQGKPFVGKAGQLLTKALTALDLYRDKDYYICNICKCRPENNRTPLEEEALSCLPYLRNQVALVRPKIIVCLGATALKYVMGENLKITKDRGRWIERKGYYLIATFHPAALFRDESKKQLFWQDLKSIKEKYDEIRGEK; encoded by the coding sequence ATGGAGGGCTGGAAGGAACTCTATAACCAATGCTATAGCTGTAACAAGTGCGGTTTGGCACAAATGAGAAAAAATATGGTGTTTGGTGAAGGAAATCTTAAAGCTGATATTATGTTCATAGGAGAGGCACCAGGAGCCGACGAGGATGAGCAGGGAAAGCCTTTTGTTGGAAAAGCAGGGCAGTTATTAACGAAAGCACTAACAGCATTAGACTTATACAGGGATAAAGATTATTACATATGCAATATATGCAAGTGCAGGCCTGAAAATAACAGAACTCCTTTAGAGGAAGAAGCGCTAAGCTGTCTTCCCTATCTTAGAAATCAAGTTGCACTTGTGAGACCTAAAATCATTGTATGTTTGGGAGCTACTGCTCTAAAGTATGTTATGGGTGAAAATTTGAAGATAACTAAGGACAGAGGCAGATGGATTGAAAGAAAAGGGTATTATTTAATAGCAACATTTCATCCTGCAGCTCTTTTTAGGGATGAGAGTAAGAAGCAATTATTTTGGCAGGATTTAAAGAGTATAAAGGAAAAGTATGATGAGATAAGAGGGGAAAAATAA
- a CDS encoding chemotaxis protein CheX translates to MKAEYINPFLKAFDNVVGQLIFVKSEVGNIFVKEGTKKSGHVVITIGVTGDLVGSVVLSMNEDTAKWLASKMMFGMEVTEFNDMAKSAIAELGNMIAGNSSTYFHDMGQKIDITPPTLYTGDNIEVFAYKSKTLCVPMKVENHTIEIDVSLG, encoded by the coding sequence ATGAAAGCAGAATATATCAATCCTTTTTTAAAGGCCTTTGACAATGTAGTAGGGCAGCTTATATTTGTAAAATCTGAAGTGGGAAATATTTTTGTAAAAGAAGGCACTAAAAAGTCTGGTCATGTTGTAATAACTATAGGGGTTACTGGGGACCTTGTTGGAAGCGTTGTATTAAGTATGAATGAAGATACAGCAAAATGGTTAGCATCAAAAATGATGTTTGGTATGGAAGTAACCGAGTTTAATGATATGGCTAAGAGTGCTATTGCAGAGTTAGGCAATATGATAGCTGGTAATTCTTCAACTTATTTTCACGACATGGGACAAAAAATAGATATTACACCGCCAACTCTCTATACTGGGGATAATATTGAAGTTTTTGCCTATAAGTCAAAGACGCTGTGTGTGCCCATGAAGGTAGAGAATCATACAATAGAGATAGATGTGTCACTAGGATAA